CGGAGCGGCGTGTCGGGCGAAGAACTGAGGAGCACGGCTATGGCCGTCGTCACGATGCGGGAGCTGCTGGAGAGCGGCGTCCACTTCGGTCACCAGACCCGTCGTTGGAACCCGAAGATGAAGCGCTTCATCTTCACGGAGCGCAACGGCATCTACATCATCGACCTCCTGCAGTCGCTGAACTACATCGACCGCGCCTTCGAGTTCGTCAAGGAGACCGTTGCCCACGGCGGCAGCATCCTCTTCGTCGGCACCAAGAAGCAGGCCCAGGAGGCCATCGCCGAGCAGGCCGCGCGCGTGGGCATGCCCTACGTCAACCAGCGCTGGCTCGGCGGCATGCTGACCAACTTCTCGACCGTCTACAAGCGTCTGCAGCGCCTCAAGGAGCTCGGCGAGATCGACTTCACGGATGTGGCCGGCTCCGGCCTCACCAAGAAGGAGCTCCTGGTCCTCCAGCGCGAGTACGACAAGCTGGAGAAGACCCTCGGCGGTATCCGCGACATGCAGCGCGTTCCCAGCGCTGTCTGGATCGTGGACACCAAGAAGGAGCACATCGCGGTCGGCGAGGCCCGGAAGCTCAACATCCCGGTCGTCGCCATCCTCGACACCAACTGTGACCCCGACGAGGTCGACTACAAGATCCCGGGCAACGACGACGCGATCCGCTCCGTCACCCTGCTGACCCGCGTGATCGCCGACGCCGTCGCCGAGGGCCTGAAGTCCCGCGCCGGTGTCGCCAAGGGCGACACCAAGGCCGAGCCGGGCGCCGACCAGCCGCTCGCCGACTGGGAGAAGGACATCATCGAGGGCCAGAAGGCCGCCGAGGTTGCCGAGGCCCCCGCCGCTGACGCCGCCGCCGAGGCCCCCGCCGCTGTCGAGGCTCCGGCCGCCGACGCTGCCGAGGCCCCCGCCGAGGCTCCGGCCGAGGCTCCGGCCGAGGCTCCGGCTGCCGAGGCCGAGCAGGCCTGACGTACCACAGGGTGAGGGGCACCGCGCCGGGTACGACACCGGTAGGTGCCCCTCTCTCCCGTGCCGGGACCGAACCAGCGGTCCCGGCACCACCCCACGCAGACACGCGAGACGCGAGAAGAGATCACTACCATGGCGAACTTCACCGCCGCGGACGTCAAGAAGCTCCGTGAGCTCACCGGCGCCGGCATGATGGACTGCAAGAAGGCCCTGGACGAGGCCGAGGGCGACGTTCAGAAGGCCGTCGAGCTCCTCCGCATCAAGGGCCAGAAGGGCGTTGCCAAGCGCGAGGGCCGTGACGCCTCCAACGGCGCCGTCGCCTCGCTGATCGCCGAGGGCAACAAGGCCGGCGTCCTGGTCGAGCTCAACTGCGAGACCGACTTCGTCGCCAAGGGTGGCAAGTTCGTCGAGGTCGCGAACGCGATCGCCGCGCACGTCGCCGCCACCTCCCCGGCCGACCTGGAGACCGCGCTGGCCTCCGAGATCGCCGCCGGCCAGACCGTCCAGCAGTTCGTGGACGAGGCCAACGCGACCCTGGGCGAGAAGATCGTCTTCCGTCGCTTCGCGCAGTTCGACGGCGAGGGCTTCGTCGGCGTCTACATGCACAAGTCCGACCCGGACCTGCCGCCCACCATCGGTGTCCTGGTCGAGCTCGACAAGGAGAACGCCGAGGTCGCGAAGGACGTCGCGCAGCACATCGCCGCGTTCGCCCCGAAGTACCTCTCCCGCGAGGAGATCCCGGCCGAGGACCTCGAGAACGAGCGTCGCGTCGCCGAGGCCACCGCGCGTGAGGAGGGCAAGCCCGAGGCTGCCCTGCCGAAGATCGTCGAAGGCCGCGTGACCGGCTTCGTCAAGGAGAACGCCGTCCTCGAGCAGGCGTTCGCCAAGGACAACAAGAAGTCCGTCGCCAAGGTCCTCGACGAGGCGGGCGTCACCCTCAAGCGCTTCGTCCGCTTCCGCGTCGGCGCCTGAGTACCTGTTCCGTAGCGCTTCCGGCCTAAGGTAGGAAGGGCCCGGACCGCCCCGCGCGGTCAGGAACGCGCCGATCGGCTCTCCAGCACCCCGTGGGGGCGCGTCGGCACCATGAACGACGAGGAGGCCATTGCCGTGCAGGAGACCGTACCGGTTCCCGCGGCAGTGGCCTCCTCGCGTGTACGCGGTGAGTGTGCACGCACCCAGCACGAGTGCACAGGGCCGGGCACCGCACTCCCGGCGTTCTGAGCGGCACATGCAGCCCTGCGAGCCCGCAGGTGAAGAAGGAGAAGGCCATGCAGGAGACGCAGGAGACCGGTCCGGACACGCAGGACAGCTCCGGTCGGCGGGTGCTGCTGAAGCTGTCGGGCGAGGCGTTCGCCGGTGGCGGCGGGCTCGGCGTGGACCCGGACGTGGTGCACGCGATCGCCCGTGA
The Kitasatospora paranensis genome window above contains:
- the tsf gene encoding translation elongation factor Ts; translated protein: MANFTAADVKKLRELTGAGMMDCKKALDEAEGDVQKAVELLRIKGQKGVAKREGRDASNGAVASLIAEGNKAGVLVELNCETDFVAKGGKFVEVANAIAAHVAATSPADLETALASEIAAGQTVQQFVDEANATLGEKIVFRRFAQFDGEGFVGVYMHKSDPDLPPTIGVLVELDKENAEVAKDVAQHIAAFAPKYLSREEIPAEDLENERRVAEATAREEGKPEAALPKIVEGRVTGFVKENAVLEQAFAKDNKKSVAKVLDEAGVTLKRFVRFRVGA
- the rpsB gene encoding 30S ribosomal protein S2, with the translated sequence MAVVTMRELLESGVHFGHQTRRWNPKMKRFIFTERNGIYIIDLLQSLNYIDRAFEFVKETVAHGGSILFVGTKKQAQEAIAEQAARVGMPYVNQRWLGGMLTNFSTVYKRLQRLKELGEIDFTDVAGSGLTKKELLVLQREYDKLEKTLGGIRDMQRVPSAVWIVDTKKEHIAVGEARKLNIPVVAILDTNCDPDEVDYKIPGNDDAIRSVTLLTRVIADAVAEGLKSRAGVAKGDTKAEPGADQPLADWEKDIIEGQKAAEVAEAPAADAAAEAPAAVEAPAADAAEAPAEAPAEAPAEAPAAEAEQA